Proteins from one Sulfurovum sp. TSL1 genomic window:
- a CDS encoding diacylglycerol kinase family protein: MRILSIGKTLQHDKLDIFSIEGASLHTLSDIEAFDYIIISGGDGTIRRVITQLHKMTHSTHFILNPIGSFNVVAKLHKVPKLQTVLDALANNEILPTQKHSYFTLNEEVFLFSAGNMGDLQHIFLAETLRFGLLKNNMGKYVLSFLFLLPLHLIMTPFMLMSSNRFFIFTPASFIKRFGSFYGKVQEMTIELEDTYNHIELDGDIVTITDNLLHIKPAGHILIVTA, from the coding sequence ATGCGTATTCTCTCTATAGGTAAAACACTGCAACATGACAAACTCGATATTTTCTCTATAGAAGGGGCTTCCCTACATACGCTGTCTGATATAGAAGCATTTGACTATATCATCATCTCAGGAGGCGATGGTACGATCAGACGTGTCATCACACAACTCCACAAGATGACACACTCGACACACTTCATTCTCAACCCTATAGGTTCTTTTAATGTCGTTGCAAAACTGCATAAAGTACCAAAGCTACAAACCGTGCTCGATGCTTTGGCGAACAATGAAATCCTTCCGACACAAAAACACTCCTATTTTACACTCAATGAGGAAGTCTTTCTCTTTTCTGCAGGAAATATGGGTGATCTGCAGCATATCTTTCTTGCGGAAACGCTGCGTTTTGGTCTGCTGAAAAACAACATGGGTAAATACGTGCTTTCGTTTCTTTTTCTACTGCCGCTGCACCTCATCATGACACCCTTCATGCTGATGAGTTCGAACCGTTTTTTCATCTTCACCCCTGCATCGTTCATCAAAAGATTCGGTAGTTTTTACGGAAAGGTCCAAGAGATGACGATCGAACTGGAAGATACCTATAATCACATAGAACTCGATGGTGATATTGTCACGATAACAGATAATCTCCTTCATATCAAGCCAGCCGGGCATATTCTTATTGTGACAGCGTAA